One Gemmatimonadaceae bacterium genomic region harbors:
- a CDS encoding protein kinase produces MIPTADLASLQSALADRYELEQELGSGGMASVYLARDLKLGRHVAIKVLRSDLITSASADRFLAEIRMAANLQHPHIVGLIDSGHVKDVVNGGERPYYVMPYVDGETLRARMARSGALPVADVVALLMEIADALDCAHRAGIVHRDIKPENILLSQRHALVADFGVAKALETSAYVGVHTTVGLALGTPTYMAPEQALGDPTMDHRVDLYALGVIGYEMLAGQPPFTGPTMQSVVNAHLTQPPRPISELRAETPSELHRLVMQLLSKEPTDRPAGADAVRDTLAPIAASQSFDQAIARGRPTWNKRHIAWALGAATVVATVTFAVITAQRARPSAVGAESRDAAPVARSLAILPFTNIGSDSAADYFGEGIADELLTALGRLPGLRVTSRTSSFGLKGKQREDAGRELGVTNLLVGSVRRSGQQVRVTVRLMDVAADSLVWAGEYNGELKDVFGVQDSIARAVVKELRLTLAGSSGGGPRVPHSTNPVAYDLYLRGRHAMRTRSSQSLDSAIAAFRGALALDSLFAPAHAGLADVYSLLASFGGRRPHDVFPLARQSALRALALDSTLSEAHTSLGIVAAFYDWKWDEAREHLRRGVELNGSSAEGHLFYAWYLLCQGRVTEAHAELATAHALDPFSIIISTRRGSAYWMDGDPRSAIPILREALQLDSTFVPARLQLAATLLATGGNRRDVLAALPQQEFLPGISEEAVVPEIFAKIGERERAVAWVKRMEVLSTTRYVTADMLAGGYVAIGETSKALDALEQAERDHAFTLIFMTVIPFLEPLRKEKRFQQLAARIGLHTR; encoded by the coding sequence GTGATTCCCACCGCAGACTTAGCCTCCCTCCAATCCGCCCTCGCGGACCGCTACGAACTCGAACAAGAGCTCGGCAGCGGCGGCATGGCATCGGTGTATCTCGCCCGGGATCTCAAGCTTGGTCGCCATGTGGCTATCAAGGTGTTACGCAGTGATCTGATTACCTCGGCAAGCGCCGACCGGTTTCTGGCGGAAATTCGGATGGCCGCCAATCTGCAGCATCCGCACATTGTCGGCCTCATTGACTCCGGTCACGTGAAGGATGTCGTGAACGGTGGCGAGCGGCCGTACTACGTGATGCCCTACGTGGACGGAGAGACGTTGCGCGCTCGCATGGCACGTAGCGGGGCATTGCCAGTAGCGGACGTTGTGGCACTGCTGATGGAAATTGCTGATGCGTTGGATTGCGCGCATCGGGCCGGAATCGTCCACCGCGACATCAAGCCGGAGAACATCTTGCTGTCGCAGCGACATGCGTTGGTCGCCGACTTCGGTGTGGCCAAGGCACTGGAAACGAGCGCGTATGTCGGCGTCCATACCACCGTCGGACTGGCTTTGGGGACACCCACGTATATGGCGCCGGAACAGGCGCTTGGCGATCCGACAATGGATCACCGCGTGGATCTCTACGCGCTTGGCGTTATCGGATACGAAATGCTGGCGGGACAACCGCCATTCACCGGTCCGACCATGCAGTCCGTGGTGAATGCACATCTCACGCAGCCGCCACGCCCGATCAGCGAGCTGCGCGCCGAGACACCGTCAGAACTGCACCGACTGGTGATGCAGTTGCTATCCAAGGAACCAACGGATCGGCCCGCGGGTGCAGACGCCGTGCGTGACACATTGGCGCCCATTGCCGCATCGCAGTCATTCGATCAGGCGATTGCGCGTGGTCGTCCCACGTGGAACAAGCGCCATATCGCGTGGGCACTGGGCGCGGCCACAGTGGTGGCAACAGTGACCTTCGCGGTGATCACGGCCCAGCGTGCTCGCCCGAGTGCCGTAGGGGCTGAATCACGTGACGCTGCTCCGGTTGCACGGTCCCTCGCCATTCTCCCGTTCACGAACATCGGCAGTGATTCTGCCGCCGACTACTTTGGCGAAGGCATCGCCGATGAACTGCTCACCGCACTCGGTCGGTTGCCTGGATTGCGTGTCACATCGCGCACCTCGTCCTTCGGGTTGAAGGGCAAGCAACGTGAAGACGCCGGGCGCGAATTGGGCGTGACCAATCTGCTGGTGGGCAGCGTGCGCCGAAGTGGACAGCAGGTGCGTGTGACGGTGCGTCTTATGGACGTGGCAGCGGACTCATTGGTTTGGGCGGGAGAGTACAACGGCGAGCTGAAAGATGTGTTCGGCGTGCAGGATTCCATTGCGCGCGCTGTGGTGAAGGAACTTCGGCTCACGCTCGCGGGGAGCTCTGGGGGAGGGCCGCGGGTGCCGCATTCGACGAATCCGGTGGCGTACGATCTGTATTTGCGCGGTCGGCACGCGATGCGAACCCGCAGTTCGCAGTCGCTTGATTCGGCCATCGCCGCGTTTCGTGGCGCGCTGGCGCTGGATTCACTGTTCGCACCGGCGCACGCCGGACTCGCCGATGTCTACAGTCTGTTGGCGTCATTCGGCGGGCGGCGACCTCACGATGTCTTTCCCCTCGCCAGGCAATCCGCATTGCGCGCGTTGGCGCTCGATTCGACACTGTCAGAGGCGCACACGTCGTTGGGCATTGTGGCCGCATTCTACGACTGGAAATGGGACGAGGCGCGCGAGCACCTGAGGCGGGGCGTGGAGTTGAATGGCAGCTCCGCCGAAGGACATCTGTTCTACGCCTGGTATCTACTTTGTCAGGGTCGCGTGACCGAGGCACACGCGGAACTTGCCACGGCACATGCCCTCGATCCGTTTTCGATAATCATCTCCACTCGGAGGGGATCGGCGTACTGGATGGACGGAGATCCGCGCAGTGCCATTCCGATTTTGCGCGAAGCCCTGCAACTGGACTCCACCTTTGTGCCGGCCCGCCTGCAGTTGGCGGCCACGTTGCTCGCCACCGGCGGAAATCGACGCGACGTCCTGGCCGCGCTTCCCCAACAGGAATTCCTTCCCGGTATCTCTGAAGAGGCCGTGGTGCCGGAAATATTCGCGAAGATCGGTGAACGGGAACGTGCGGTCGCGTGGGTGAAGCGCATGGAGGTATTGTCAACCACGCGCTACGTGACCGCCGACATGCTGGCCGGCGGCTATGTGGCGATTGGTGAGACCTCCAAGGCGCTCGATGCACTTGAGCAAGCCGAGCGTGATCATGCGTTCACGCTCATCTTCATGACGGTCATTCCATTCCTTGAGCCGCTGCGAAAAGAGAAGCGCTTTCAGCAGTTGGCGGCGCGCATTGGGTTGCACACCCGCTGA
- a CDS encoding amidohydrolase family protein, with amino-acid sequence MRILTTTARLSSAVLAVTIACAAPQSHPLYDLIILNGRVMDPASGLDAIRTVGVTGRSIRAISAQPLQGRDTLDARGMVVAPGFIDLHQHAQDTAGYRVEVLDGTTTALELEGGTVDVDGWYDHRAGTSIINHGVSVGHDVARMQAMHDPGKDTPLGAAKSRASTEAELNEIVATMDHGFRRGAIAAGMLIEFTPAATPWEILQVFRVTAKYGAAVHVHMRSLAEPYYFLETEEVIAAAAATGASAHIVHIQSSVGEDTPRALELVRGARARGLDITTEVYPYTASMSPIDAADNDGWRSWPERKFARFAWALTGERLTRTSFARYHAIGGMIVDYNNSESVVTAAVADSLTMIASDGILHGGMGHPRVAGTFARVLGRYVREQRALTLMDALRKMTIEPARRMESRVPAMARKGRLQVDADADIVLFDPGTIMDRATYREPTLAPVGLRDVVVNGAIIVRNGAVVPGIYPGRAIRGLIQ; translated from the coding sequence ATGCGAATACTCACCACAACGGCCCGGCTGTCCAGCGCGGTGCTGGCCGTGACGATCGCCTGCGCCGCTCCCCAATCCCATCCGCTATATGATCTGATCATCCTCAACGGGCGCGTAATGGACCCGGCATCAGGCCTCGATGCGATTCGCACCGTGGGCGTCACCGGTAGGTCCATCCGCGCCATCAGTGCGCAGCCGCTTCAGGGTCGGGACACGCTGGACGCGCGCGGGATGGTTGTGGCACCGGGCTTCATCGACCTGCACCAGCACGCGCAGGATACGGCCGGGTATCGGGTGGAAGTGCTTGATGGGACGACCACCGCGCTCGAACTGGAGGGCGGGACGGTAGATGTCGATGGCTGGTACGACCACCGCGCCGGCACATCGATCATCAATCACGGTGTGAGTGTTGGACATGATGTGGCCCGCATGCAAGCCATGCACGATCCCGGGAAAGACACACCGCTGGGTGCGGCCAAGTCGCGTGCCAGCACTGAGGCGGAGCTGAACGAGATCGTGGCGACTATGGATCATGGATTCCGGCGTGGCGCCATTGCGGCGGGGATGCTGATTGAATTCACTCCCGCCGCGACGCCGTGGGAAATTCTGCAGGTGTTCCGAGTGACCGCGAAGTATGGCGCGGCGGTTCACGTACACATGCGCAGTCTGGCCGAACCGTATTACTTCCTGGAAACCGAGGAAGTAATTGCCGCGGCGGCCGCTACTGGGGCATCGGCGCACATCGTGCACATCCAGAGCTCTGTGGGTGAAGACACGCCCCGCGCCTTGGAGCTGGTGCGTGGCGCACGGGCTCGCGGACTCGATATCACGACCGAGGTCTACCCGTACACGGCGTCCATGTCGCCCATCGATGCAGCCGACAACGACGGCTGGCGGTCGTGGCCCGAGAGGAAGTTCGCGCGATTCGCGTGGGCGCTCACGGGTGAGCGACTCACGCGCACATCATTTGCCAGGTATCACGCAATCGGTGGCATGATCGTGGACTACAACAACTCCGAGAGCGTCGTGACGGCCGCAGTGGCCGATTCACTCACCATGATCGCCAGCGATGGCATTCTGCATGGCGGCATGGGGCACCCGCGTGTGGCCGGAACTTTTGCGCGCGTACTGGGACGCTATGTGCGCGAGCAACGCGCGCTCACCCTGATGGATGCGTTGCGCAAGATGACCATCGAGCCTGCACGTCGCATGGAATCCAGAGTGCCGGCAATGGCTCGCAAGGGACGACTGCAGGTTGACGCCGATGCGGATATCGTGCTGTTCGATCCGGGCACTATCATGGACCGTGCGACCTATCGGGAGCCGACGCTGGCGCCAGTGGGATTGCGGGATGTCGTGGTGAACGGCGCGATCATTGTGCGAAACGGCGCGGTGGTGCCGGGTATCTATCCTGGCCGAGCAATTCGCGGGCTGATTCAGTAG
- a CDS encoding spermidine synthase, whose translation MKPLERLGEARTPQGTVLALFRHDGAYLIRADGIELMSTRRHLSEDRLAEVACAPLASVPGARVLIGGLGLGFTLREALRQLASDAEVVVAEFMADVIAWNANPAYNLSAEAMRDPRVRIVHDDVVNVLQANPGGFNAIMLDTDNGPDGMLMSENARLYAARGIGATVAALRAGGSIAYWSVGDDPRFVDALQRAQLAVKTLRVRAHETAGPMHTLYVATPRP comes from the coding sequence ATGAAACCCCTCGAACGGCTGGGCGAAGCACGTACACCACAGGGAACGGTGCTCGCGCTGTTCCGGCACGACGGCGCGTATCTCATCCGCGCCGACGGCATCGAGCTCATGTCCACCCGTCGGCACCTCTCCGAGGACCGGCTGGCTGAGGTGGCCTGCGCGCCGCTCGCCAGCGTTCCGGGAGCACGTGTATTGATTGGCGGACTGGGACTGGGCTTCACGCTCCGCGAGGCGCTGCGACAGCTGGCGTCCGACGCCGAAGTGGTGGTGGCCGAGTTCATGGCCGACGTGATCGCGTGGAATGCCAATCCGGCGTACAACCTCTCGGCCGAGGCCATGCGCGATCCGCGCGTGCGCATCGTACACGACGATGTGGTCAACGTGCTGCAGGCCAATCCCGGCGGTTTCAATGCGATCATGCTGGATACCGACAACGGACCGGATGGCATGCTGATGTCGGAGAACGCGCGATTGTATGCGGCGCGCGGCATCGGCGCGACCGTGGCGGCGCTGCGTGCCGGAGGATCGATTGCGTACTGGTCGGTGGGTGATGATCCGCGATTCGTGGATGCGCTGCAACGCGCGCAGCTGGCAGTGAAAACGTTGCGGGTGCGGGCGCATGAGACGGCGGGGCCGATGCATACGCTGTACGTGGCTACGCCGCGGCCGTGA
- a CDS encoding GNAT family N-acetyltransferase, with protein sequence MSVDLQPTLRGALVELRPLHADDWEALFAVASDPLIWEQHPERDRYTEPVFREFFRVALESQSALIAIDTHNGQVIGSSRYHGHDASLREVEIGWSFLARSYWGGRYNGEMKRLMLHHAFHFVDSVIFVIGSQNVRSRRAIQRIGAVLDDTRTVRGEHNVVYRLTKVA encoded by the coding sequence GTGTCCGTCGACCTGCAACCTACGCTCCGCGGCGCGTTGGTTGAACTGCGACCGCTGCACGCGGACGACTGGGAAGCGTTGTTTGCGGTGGCGTCGGATCCCCTCATCTGGGAACAGCACCCGGAGCGCGATCGCTATACCGAGCCGGTGTTCCGCGAATTCTTTCGCGTGGCGTTGGAATCGCAATCGGCACTGATTGCCATCGACACGCACAACGGGCAGGTGATTGGCTCGTCCCGGTACCATGGCCATGATGCGTCGTTGCGTGAGGTCGAAATTGGCTGGAGCTTTCTTGCGAGGTCATATTGGGGCGGCCGCTACAATGGAGAAATGAAGCGACTCATGCTGCATCACGCCTTTCATTTCGTCGACAGCGTCATTTTCGTGATTGGATCACAGAACGTTCGGTCGCGACGCGCGATCCAGCGGATTGGAGCCGTGTTGGACGACACCCGAACGGTGCGCGGAGAACACAACGTCGTCTATCGCCTCACCAAAGTCGCTTAG
- a CDS encoding DUF4097 family beta strand repeat protein → MLAPSILCAQQKVDLRRAATADVSLRIQGAFGALRVIAWTKDSVVITGTLPKGFRIDGGMGGADGAPARGGKFFVEGPEPLGPSGGALEVHLPANATLWAKAFNAAIDVSGMTGSLDLNIVSGSVQVTGSPRELSVGSMDGTITVNGSPSWTRLKTADGNIGMHGGSSDAAFTTVSGMIRVSDGALERARFESVTGGVEFAGDLARGAALNVDTHSGAVDIRLAPKASTEIDAATITGAIEYQLGRQRPDVGRDGRGATLITMVGQGNARLTIRTFKGNIRLTSR, encoded by the coding sequence ATGCTCGCACCGTCGATCCTCTGTGCGCAGCAGAAGGTCGACCTGCGTCGCGCTGCCACTGCCGATGTGTCACTCCGTATTCAGGGCGCGTTTGGCGCGTTGCGGGTGATTGCCTGGACCAAGGACAGCGTGGTTATCACCGGCACGCTGCCCAAAGGCTTTCGCATCGATGGCGGCATGGGTGGTGCCGACGGTGCGCCGGCGCGCGGCGGAAAGTTCTTCGTGGAAGGGCCGGAGCCACTGGGTCCCTCTGGCGGCGCGCTGGAGGTGCACCTTCCAGCCAACGCCACGCTGTGGGCCAAGGCGTTCAACGCCGCGATTGATGTCTCGGGCATGACAGGCTCGCTCGACCTCAACATCGTCAGCGGAAGCGTACAAGTGACCGGCAGTCCGCGCGAACTGAGCGTGGGCTCGATGGATGGCACCATTACCGTGAACGGCTCACCGTCGTGGACGCGACTCAAAACCGCCGACGGTAACATCGGGATGCATGGCGGCAGCTCCGACGCGGCGTTCACCACGGTGAGCGGCATGATCCGCGTGAGCGACGGGGCGCTGGAACGGGCCCGATTCGAATCGGTCACTGGTGGCGTCGAGTTTGCCGGTGACCTGGCGCGCGGCGCGGCACTCAACGTCGACACCCACAGCGGCGCTGTCGATATCCGCCTCGCGCCCAAAGCCTCGACGGAAATCGATGCGGCCACCATTACCGGAGCCATTGAGTACCAGCTCGGCAGACAGCGCCCTGATGTGGGGCGCGATGGGCGAGGCGCCACACTCATCACCATGGTGGGCCAAGGCAACGCGCGACTGACTATTCGGACCTTCAAAGGGAATATCCGGCTTACCAGCCGATAG
- a CDS encoding zf-HC2 domain-containing protein: MTTHLNWDTINDVADGRLSPAEQTRASEHLARCAACSTQLSSLRAMLAAAGDATGSVEPPELVWADIARAIDASKSVAFPAASRREHGFHLTRPALAAAALVLIAGSSAITALILRGRGGITAGADSTATVLMPTSMPNDLVVMESEYLSTATTLREALDKARTTLSPSTIATVERNLKVIDDAIAEARDALVLDPSNGSLREALRKSHQQKIDFLRRTTTLLGEA, encoded by the coding sequence ATGACCACGCACTTGAACTGGGATACGATTAACGACGTGGCCGACGGCCGCCTGTCGCCGGCGGAACAGACCCGCGCGTCGGAGCATCTGGCGCGGTGTGCGGCGTGTTCAACGCAACTGTCGTCGCTGCGGGCGATGCTGGCTGCCGCGGGTGACGCGACGGGCTCCGTGGAGCCACCCGAGTTGGTGTGGGCCGACATTGCACGAGCGATTGACGCAAGCAAGAGCGTGGCGTTTCCAGCGGCGTCACGTCGCGAACACGGTTTCCATCTGACGCGGCCGGCACTGGCCGCCGCCGCGTTGGTGTTGATTGCGGGTTCATCGGCGATCACCGCCTTGATACTGCGGGGGCGCGGAGGCATCACCGCGGGTGCGGACAGTACGGCCACTGTGTTGATGCCCACTTCGATGCCCAACGACCTGGTCGTGATGGAAAGCGAGTACCTGTCAACGGCGACCACGCTGCGGGAAGCGCTGGACAAGGCGCGCACGACACTCTCGCCCTCCACCATCGCGACCGTGGAGCGTAACCTGAAGGTCATTGATGATGCGATTGCCGAGGCGCGCGACGCACTGGTGCTGGACCCATCCAACGGCTCGCTGCGTGAGGCGTTGCGCAAGAGTCACCAGCAGAAGATCGACTTCCTGCGCCGCACCACCACCCTGCTTGGAGAAGCGTGA
- a CDS encoding RNA polymerase sigma factor, with protein sequence MASANPDRVAPDERELVQRAKRGDVLAFEALYRASSGRVFGLCLRMLGDRQRATEALQDVFVRVWDRLGQFDGHASFATWLHRVCVNQLLEQRRTDARREARVMPMDLTVEYASAGRDASTDVVTRLDLERALPQLSEGARRVFVLHDMEGYGHAEIAAMLGLAESTVRVQLHRARKQLMETLER encoded by the coding sequence ATGGCATCGGCCAACCCCGACCGCGTCGCGCCCGATGAGCGCGAGTTGGTGCAGCGTGCGAAGCGCGGCGACGTGCTGGCGTTCGAGGCCCTCTATCGGGCGTCGTCGGGTCGAGTGTTCGGGCTCTGTCTGCGCATGCTTGGCGATCGTCAGCGCGCCACCGAGGCGCTGCAGGATGTGTTCGTGCGTGTGTGGGATCGACTCGGCCAGTTTGACGGCCACGCGTCATTTGCCACCTGGCTGCATCGCGTGTGCGTGAATCAGCTCCTCGAACAGCGCCGCACCGATGCCCGGCGTGAGGCGCGCGTGATGCCCATGGACCTGACAGTCGAATACGCCAGCGCCGGGCGAGATGCGTCCACCGATGTGGTGACCCGTCTGGATCTCGAAAGGGCCCTGCCACAGCTGAGTGAAGGCGCGCGTCGTGTGTTCGTGTTGCACGACATGGAGGGCTACGGGCACGCCGAAATTGCCGCGATGTTGGGACTCGCCGAATCCACCGTGCGTGTGCAATTGCACCGCGCGCGCAAGCAACTGATGGAGACCCTGGAACGATGA
- a CDS encoding NAD(P)-dependent alcohol dehydrogenase, with protein MKAWIYCDYGSPDVLKLESVEKPTPADSEVLIRVHAASVNPLDWHYMRGLPYIVRVGAGLRRPQVIRLGVDFAGTVEAVGARVTQFKPGDEVFGGRTGAFAEFVTIRSDGSVALKPANMTFEQAAAVGIAGVTALQGLRDRGRVQPGQRVLINGASGGVGTFAVQIAKSFGAHVTGVNSTKNVELVRSLGADTVIDYTASDYTKGALRYDVILDNVGNRALSDNRRVLTPNGKYVLVGGGGPNDGQWIGPFINPIKAMVISRFVSQELGMFLADMNQRDLTVLRDLMLAGKVTPVIDKRYPFSDIPAAVRYQETGRSRGKVVITME; from the coding sequence ATGAAGGCGTGGATCTATTGCGACTACGGTTCACCGGATGTGCTGAAGTTGGAGAGTGTCGAGAAGCCGACGCCTGCGGACAGTGAAGTCCTGATTCGCGTGCACGCGGCATCAGTCAATCCACTGGATTGGCACTACATGCGCGGTTTGCCGTACATCGTACGCGTTGGGGCCGGGCTGCGGAGACCGCAGGTCATTCGACTGGGCGTTGACTTCGCAGGCACGGTGGAGGCCGTGGGCGCGCGCGTCACGCAGTTCAAGCCGGGCGATGAGGTATTCGGCGGACGAACCGGCGCCTTCGCTGAGTTTGTCACGATTCGCTCCGATGGATCGGTGGCGCTCAAGCCCGCCAACATGACTTTTGAGCAAGCGGCGGCGGTTGGCATTGCCGGCGTCACAGCGTTACAGGGGCTACGCGATCGCGGGAGAGTGCAGCCGGGACAGCGCGTGCTAATCAACGGGGCCTCGGGGGGCGTAGGCACGTTCGCGGTGCAGATTGCCAAGTCATTCGGTGCCCACGTCACCGGCGTCAACAGCACGAAGAACGTGGAGCTGGTGCGGTCCCTTGGCGCGGACACCGTAATCGACTACACGGCGTCAGACTACACCAAGGGCGCGCTCCGCTACGATGTCATACTGGATAACGTCGGGAACCGCGCGTTGTCCGACAACCGGCGCGTCCTGACGCCCAATGGGAAGTACGTCCTGGTGGGCGGCGGCGGCCCAAACGATGGTCAGTGGATCGGACCGTTCATCAATCCGATCAAGGCGATGGTGATATCACGATTTGTGAGCCAGGAGCTGGGCATGTTTTTAGCCGACATGAACCAACGTGACCTGACGGTTCTGCGCGACCTGATGCTGGCCGGCAAGGTGACGCCCGTCATCGACAAACGCTATCCGTTCAGTGACATCCCTGCCGCCGTCCGGTATCAGGAAACGGGGCGTTCTCGCGGCAAGGTTGTGATCACCATGGAATAG
- a CDS encoding homoserine dehydrogenase yields MNVAFLGFGTVGRALHALLTTHRAALAQTHGIACTVTGVSTRRNGWWAHATGIDPHAPTGVRCDGLRDWLTVGQPDVVFEAIALEPETGQPALGYLREILAFGAHAISANKGPVVHGYAELQRIATRVGRTYRFESAVMDGAPVFSLVRECLPLAGLRAARGIFTSTATIVLEAIEEGQTLADGIARAQQLGIAEADPTYDIDGWDSAVKLCAIANVLLNGELRPHQVERTGIRELHVDAIRHAQAAGWPIRLVGDVRRDDAGVLRASVSPQRCRMGDPLAVSGTTLVTHLEADVFPGGLTVTSRDPDPTTTAYGLLADFVNACGVRTSAVDA; encoded by the coding sequence ATGAACGTCGCCTTCCTGGGATTCGGTACCGTGGGGCGCGCGCTGCACGCACTGCTCACGACCCATCGCGCGGCATTGGCGCAGACACACGGCATCGCGTGCACGGTCACTGGCGTGTCCACACGCCGCAACGGCTGGTGGGCCCACGCGACCGGGATCGATCCGCATGCGCCAACCGGCGTTCGATGCGATGGTCTGCGTGACTGGCTGACTGTCGGTCAGCCCGATGTCGTGTTCGAGGCCATCGCGCTGGAACCCGAGACCGGCCAACCGGCGCTGGGATATCTGCGCGAGATCCTGGCGTTCGGCGCCCACGCCATTTCCGCCAACAAGGGACCCGTGGTGCACGGCTATGCCGAGCTCCAGCGCATTGCCACCCGCGTCGGACGCACCTATCGCTTCGAGTCGGCGGTGATGGACGGTGCACCCGTGTTCTCCCTGGTGCGTGAGTGTCTGCCGTTGGCAGGATTGCGCGCGGCGCGAGGCATCTTCACGTCGACAGCCACCATCGTGCTGGAGGCCATCGAGGAAGGGCAGACACTCGCCGACGGTATTGCGCGCGCGCAGCAACTGGGAATCGCCGAGGCCGATCCGACGTACGACATCGACGGGTGGGATTCCGCCGTCAAGCTGTGCGCCATTGCGAACGTGCTGCTGAACGGGGAATTGCGACCGCATCAGGTTGAACGCACGGGCATTCGCGAACTCCACGTCGATGCCATTCGACACGCGCAAGCCGCGGGCTGGCCGATTCGGCTGGTGGGCGATGTTCGCCGAGACGACGCGGGTGTGCTCCGGGCATCGGTCAGCCCGCAACGCTGTCGAATGGGCGACCCCTTGGCCGTGTCCGGTACGACGCTCGTGACCCATCTGGAGGCCGACGTGTTTCCCGGCGGCCTGACCGTCACCTCGCGCGACCCCGATCCCACCACCACCGCCTACGGCCTGCTTGCGGATTTTGTGAACGCATGTGGAGTTAGGACATCGGCTGTTGACGCCTGA
- a CDS encoding MFS transporter, translating to MIRRLVARLVTVEDGEWHATLLAFAFFFFLLASYFILRSIRDALGVAAGVGTLPYLFTGTLLSTLTLQPISAMLVSRIPVRRFIPIVYRAFGACLLSFAAALTWWPHSEKWLAPMFFIWVSVFNLFVVSVFWGFMSDTFRSEQGKRLYGFISVGGTVGAMAGSAITALLARQVGIAILMLISMVMLEITIQCVRRFPESFRRDTREREDANQPVGGGSLSGITHVLSSPYLLMICLYMLLFTIGTTVLYFQQAEIVRAEFADKESRTAFLARIDFIVQSLTVLAQLFLTGRIIKWLGVGITLAILPLMSVIGFTTLGIWPTLSAFVVFNVLRRAGNYGFASPGREVLFTVVLPEDKYKAKNFIDTFVYRSGDQIGAWSYALLSGAGLAVSSIALIAAPMSAVWLMVSLWLGRRHTGMQAAEKEEGGPPTVVLATT from the coding sequence GTGATTCGCCGACTGGTCGCGCGATTGGTGACGGTGGAGGACGGTGAGTGGCATGCCACGCTGCTCGCCTTCGCGTTCTTCTTTTTCCTGCTGGCGTCGTATTTCATTCTCCGCAGCATTCGCGACGCGTTGGGTGTAGCCGCCGGAGTGGGCACACTTCCATATCTGTTTACCGGCACGCTGTTATCAACCCTGACGCTGCAGCCGATATCGGCCATGCTGGTGTCCCGCATTCCGGTGCGGCGGTTCATACCCATCGTGTATCGCGCGTTCGGCGCCTGCCTGCTGTCGTTTGCCGCCGCGCTCACCTGGTGGCCGCACAGCGAGAAGTGGCTGGCGCCCATGTTCTTCATCTGGGTGAGTGTCTTCAACCTGTTCGTGGTTTCGGTGTTCTGGGGCTTCATGTCGGACACCTTCCGCAGCGAGCAGGGCAAGCGCTTGTACGGCTTCATCAGTGTGGGCGGTACCGTGGGTGCGATGGCCGGATCCGCCATCACGGCGCTGTTGGCCAGACAGGTGGGGATCGCCATCCTGATGCTCATCTCGATGGTGATGCTCGAGATCACCATTCAGTGCGTGCGCCGGTTTCCCGAGAGCTTTCGTCGCGACACCCGTGAGCGCGAAGACGCCAATCAGCCAGTGGGGGGCGGTAGCCTGTCCGGCATCACCCATGTGCTGTCGTCGCCGTACCTGCTGATGATTTGCCTGTACATGCTGTTGTTCACCATCGGCACGACGGTGTTGTACTTCCAGCAGGCCGAGATTGTGCGGGCCGAGTTTGCCGACAAGGAATCACGCACGGCCTTCCTGGCGCGCATCGACTTCATCGTGCAGTCGCTGACGGTGCTCGCCCAGCTGTTCCTGACGGGTCGTATCATCAAGTGGCTGGGCGTCGGCATCACCCTGGCCATTCTGCCGCTCATGAGTGTGATCGGCTTCACCACGCTGGGGATCTGGCCGACCCTGTCGGCGTTCGTGGTCTTCAATGTGCTGCGTCGGGCGGGCAACTACGGGTTTGCCAGTCCGGGGCGCGAAGTGCTGTTCACCGTGGTGTTGCCGGAAGACAAGTACAAGGCCAAGAACTTCATTGATACGTTCGTGTATCGCAGCGGCGATCAGATTGGCGCGTGGAGCTATGCGCTGCTGTCGGGCGCCGGGTTGGCCGTGAGCTCGATTGCGTTGATTGCCGCGCCGATGAGCGCGGTGTGGTTGATGGTGTCGTTGTGGCTGGGGCGCCGACACACGGGAATGCAGGCGGCAGAGAAGGAGGAGGGAGGCCCGCCGACCGTGGTGCTCGCGACGACATGA